GCAACGCCATTTTGCTCGCACTGAAGCTCGACTCATATACATCGCCAAAGATTGAACTGGCGCAGGTCATAATAATTCGACCGTAACCGTTAAGCTTCATGCTTGGCCATACCGCCTTCGTCATGTTAAAGCTGCCATGCACATCGACATCAAACTGGCGTTTCCAAGTTTTCTCACTTAAGTGTTCAAACGGACATGAGTGATGGATACCTGCATTGTTGATTAAAATATCAACTTTCCCCCAGTCCAACAGCACTTCATCAACCATCTGTTGCACCGCAGCAGAATCACTGACGTCTAAACAAAATACTTTGGTTTTGCCCCCCAGTGCAGTGACAGCTTGAGCACAGCTGCGCAAACCTGCATCTTTTAAGGTTAATGGTTCATTATCTACAATGACAACTCGTGCTCCCCGCTCTGCTAACGCTATAGCATAAGCTCGCCCTAAGCCTGAAGCTGCACCAGTAATAATGGCAACTTGGTGTTCAAAACGCATATCCCTAGACCCTCAGATATTTTGCAGGTGACTTCCCTGTAACACAATCGACAACTTAAAATGTTCAAAAACTAGGATTTGACACTGCAGTTGCAAATCCAAGCTCAATATTGCATACAACACTTGTGGACAGGTGTGCGCTAGATCTAAAAATTCAAACCGCTCTGCTCACCAAAGCCTCAAGTTGACGATAATGTTAACTTAGACGCAATTTTCGACAGGAAATCCACTTTTTAGACGCTGCTAATTTTGCTATGATATGAGATCTACACTCCTATGTTACGTCGTAATCCTGCGATATATATCTGTAAAGTAATAATAAAAATGAATCCTTGGATACTAGCAATACGCCCTCGTACCTTGCCTGCGGCGATTGGGCCATTATTGGTCGGTAATATTTTAGCCCTGCAACTTGAACAATTCAGCGGGTTCATCGCAGTCACTTCTATGCTCTGTGCCGTGTTATTACAGGTTGCGGTTAACTTAGCCAATGACTATTTTGACTTTAAAAGTGGTGTCGATACGGCTGAGCGTGTCGGGCCAGTTCGAGTGACACAAAGCGGCTTATTAAGTCCAACTGCGGTGCGTAATGCAATGGTTTTATGTCTTGTATTAGCACTCATTGTTGGCTCATTTTTAATTGCCCATGGTGGATGGCCTATTACTTTTCTAGCGGCGGCTGCCATTTTAGGTGCATTGGGCTATAGCGGAGGTCCATACCCCCTAGCCTCTCATGGACTAGGTGAAGTAGCTGCATTTGTCTTTTTTGGACTTGTTGCTGTGGTCGGTAGCTACTTTCTGCAAGCCGGTACCACCAGTAGTAGTGCCTGGCTACTCGGCTCAGCTATTGGT
The Shewanella sp. KX20019 DNA segment above includes these coding regions:
- a CDS encoding SDR family NAD(P)-dependent oxidoreductase, coding for MRFEHQVAIITGAASGLGRAYAIALAERGARVVIVDNEPLTLKDAGLRSCAQAVTALGGKTKVFCLDVSDSAAVQQMVDEVLLDWGKVDILINNAGIHHSCPFEHLSEKTWKRQFDVDVHGSFNMTKAVWPSMKLNGYGRIIMTCASSIFGDVYESSFSASKMALLGLVNSLHLEGDEFGITVNTITPHAVTQMTAQHLAPAVRPLFSKTTALSVMLYLCSSKCPSGKHIFAAAGAISQAELVEFSASRFTAEECTPEVIHSRWGEIYRAKPYRGRSSGEAQVLAWAKASAEQRNIDIE
- a CDS encoding 1,4-dihydroxy-2-naphthoate polyprenyltransferase codes for the protein MNPWILAIRPRTLPAAIGPLLVGNILALQLEQFSGFIAVTSMLCAVLLQVAVNLANDYFDFKSGVDTAERVGPVRVTQSGLLSPTAVRNAMVLCLVLALIVGSFLIAHGGWPITFLAAAAILGALGYSGGPYPLASHGLGEVAAFVFFGLVAVVGSYFLQAGTTSSSAWLLGSAIGFLNAAIMLVNNTRDMDTDIKAGKKTLAVRLGLAQARIFYQSFVYLPFAIIIAGFLMGALAGLPVLLAGLGFILARTLCRDFNEVTGAALNPLLGRTAKLTMIFSALFSAGLIIDLLF